The following are from one region of the Neurospora crassa OR74A linkage group III, whole genome shotgun sequence genome:
- a CDS encoding secreted protein, which translates to MFRDLHLPLTPLYPTPRNTKEIFDKMKSFIVASLLAAASSVLAAPAPMPTPPGIPTAANAKTQLASLTVTPYVDDGKYKRDLFPTWITISGTCNTREYVLKRDGTNVVTNSACSATSGTWASPYDGGVWTAASDVDIDHMVPLKNAWVSGANAWTTSKRQQFANDINSPQLWAVTDNVNQAKSDKSPDAWKPPLTSFYCTYAKAWVQVKYTWALTITSAEKSALTSMLNTC; encoded by the exons ATGTTTCGtgatcttcatcttccactCACGCCTCTCTATCCGACACCCAGGAATACCAAGGAGATCTTTGACAAGATGAAGTCCTTCATTGTTGCTTCCCTGTTGGCGGCCGCCTCCTCGGTTCTTGCGGCTCCGGCTCCTATGCCCACCCCT CCCGGTATTCCCACTGCCGCCAATGCCAAGACCCAGCTCGCCAGCTTGACTGTCACGCCCTACGTTGACGACGGCAAGTACAAGCGTGATCTGTTCCCCACCTGGATTACCATCTCTGGTACTTGCAACACCCG CGAGTACGTCCTCAAGCGTGACGGCACCAACGTCGTTACCAACTCCGCTTGCTCGGCTACCAGCGGTACCTGGGCCTCTCCCTACGACGGTGGTGTCTGGACCGCCGCCTCTGACGTCGATATCGACCACATGGTCCCTCTCAAGAACGCCTGGGTGTCCGGTGCCAACGCCTGGACCACCAGCAAGCGCCAGCAGTTTGCCAACGACATCAACTCGCCCCAGCTGTGGGCTGTCACCGACAACGTCAACCAGGCCAAGTCTGACAAGAGCCCCGACGCTTGGAAGCCCCCTCTTACCAGCTTCTACTGCACTTATGCTAAGGCCTGGGTGCAGGTTAAGTATACCTGGGCTTTGACCATCACCAGCGCCGAGAAGTCTGCTCTAACTAGCATGTTGAATACATGCTAG
- a CDS encoding ribosome biogenesis protein produces MSKRAAEDESLAAPLKGGDRPEAMDVDKDHDMGEFEDDFEDEFESEDEIIEAGVDGRPDAEREAEEGAMDVDGGPETFMVGRQQLEAGQTLTPDTTTYKMLHSLSTPWPCLSFDIIRDGLGENRNVYPATMYTVAGTQADGAQANDNSLLVMKFSGLSKMQGEDGEDSDDEDSDDEDTDPILEHKSIPLNTTTNRIRSHQSPAQDPSRPPTTLTATMTESSQVLIHDITPHLASFDTPGMIVTPQQNKPVCTIRAHKTEGYGVDWSPLHPAGKLLTGDNDGLIYVTTRTDGGGFVTDTRPFRGHTGSVEEIQWSPSEANVFASASSDGTVRVWDVRSKSRSPALTMKISNYDVNVMSWCRQTSHLLATGADDGEWAVWDLRQWSSNPSAKPAPLANFNFHHEQITSIEWHPTDDSIVAVAAGDNTVTLWDLAVELDDEESRDTAGVSDVPPQLLFVHYQNMVKELHWHPQIPGALVATGEQFSVFRTISV; encoded by the exons ATGTCCAAGAGAGCCGCCGAAGACGAGAGCCTTGCTGCTCCCCTCAAGGGCGGCGACCGCCCCGAGGCCATGGATGTCGATAAGGACCACGACATGGGCGAGTTCGAGGACGACTTTGAGGACGAGTTCGAGAGTGAAGACGAGATCATCGAGGCCGGTGTTGATGGCCGCCCAGATGCCGAGAGagaggctgaggagg GCGCCATGGACGTCGATGGCGGCCCCGAGACCTTCATGGTTGGCCGTCAACAGCTCGAGGCCGGCCAGACCCTCACGCCCGATACCACGACATACAAGATGCTTCACAGCTTGAGCACTCCCTGGCCCTGCCTTTCCTTCGACATCATCCGCGACGGCCTCGGCGAGAACCGCAATGTCTACCCTGCCACCATGTACACGGTCGCCGGTACCCAGGCCGATGGCGCCCAGGCCAACGACAACTCCCTTCTCGTCATGAAGTTCAGTGGCCTCAGCAAGATGCagggcgaggatggcgaggactcggacgacgaggactcGGATGATGAGGACACCGACCCCATTCTCGAGCACAAGAGCATTCCCCTCAACACCACTACCAACAGGATACGCTCCCACCAGTCCCCTGCCCAGGATCCCTCGAGGCCCCCCACCACCCTAACCGCCACCATGACCGAGTCCTCCCAGGTGCTCATCCACGACATCACCCCCCATCTCGCCTCCTTCGATACCCCCGGCATGATTGTCACTCCCCAACAGAACAAGCCCGTCTGCACCATCCGCGCCCACAAGACAGAGGGTTACGGTGTAGACTGGTCGCCTCTCCACCCCGCCGGCAAGCTGCTTACCGGTGACAACGACGGTCTGATCTATGTCACCACTCGCACTGATGGCGGCGGTTTCGTCACTGACACTCGTCCCTTCCGCGGCCACACCGGCAGTGTCGAGGAGATCCAGTGGAGTCCTTCCGAGGCCAACGTCTTCGCCTCTGCTTCCAGCGATGGTACCGTCCGTGTCTGGGATGTCCGCAGCAAGAGCCGCTCGCCCGCTCTCACCATGAAGATCAGCAACTACGACGTCAACGTCATGTCATGGTGCCGCCAGACCAGCCACCTGCTTGCTACCGGTGCCGACGATGGTGAGTGGGCTGTTTGGGATCTCCGTCAATGGAGCAGCAACCCTTCGGCCAAGCCCGCGCCTCTGGCAAACTTCAACTTCCACCACGAGCAAATCACCAGCATCGAGTGGCACCCTACAGACGACAGTATCGTGGCCGTTGCTGCTGGCGACAACACCGTCACTCTCTGGGATTTGGCTGTCGAGctggatgacgaggagagCAGAGATACCGCCGGTGTCTCGGACGTCCCTCCCCAGCTCCTGTTCGTCCACTACCAGAACATGGTCAAGGAGCTCCACTGGCACCCTCAAATACCCGGCGCCCTTGTCGCCACCGGCGAGCAGTTCAGCGTCTTCCGTACCATCAGCGTATAA
- a CDS encoding 2,5-diketo-D-gluconic acid reductase A has translation MSKLGINDKIKLNSGYEIPQLGFGVYQTPADQVDKIVQEAFKVGYRHVDSASAYRNEAGCGAAILRSTIPRSEIFFTSKVGPKHISYNAAKRIISESLAKTGLGYIDLMLLHAPYGGSVHRKGAWLALVEAVEEGKIRSIGVSNYGVHHLDELEQHIKELEQERGGSGKGGVLSVGQWEVHPWCPRQDIVEWCRKRNVVVEAYAPIVRGERFGEPRLKSLAEKYGKTEAQVLVRWSLQKGYVPLPKSVKAERIKENADVYDFDLSEEEVKALETDEYSPVCWDPTTSELDNYSGQEV, from the exons ATGTCGAAACTCGGTATCAACGACAAGATCAAGCTAAACAGCGGATATGAGATCCCCCAACTGGGTTTTGGA GTCTACCAAAC TCCCGCCGATCAAGTAGACAAAATCGTCCAAGAAGCCTTCAAAGTCGGCTACCGTCAT GTCGACTCCGCCTCTGCCTACCGCAACGAAGCTGGTTGCGGCGCTGCCATCCTCCGCTCCACCATTCCCCGCTCCGAAatcttcttcacctccaAAGTCGGCCCCAAACACATTTCGTACAACGCCGCGAAACGTATCATCTCCGAATCCCTTGCCAAAACGGGCCTAGGGTATATAGACCTCATGCTTCTGCATGCTCCCTACGGCGGGTCTGTACACAGAAAGGGTGCCTGGCTAGCGCTCGTCGAAGCTgttgaagaagggaagatCCGCTCTATTGGTGTTTCCAACTACGGTGTTCACCACCTCGACGAACTGGAGCAGCATATCAAGGAGCTGGAACAGGAACGGGGCGGGTCTGGCAAGGGCGGAGTGTTGAGTGTAGGGCAGTGGGAGGTTCATCCTTGGTGTCCTCGCCAAGATATTGTCGAGTGGTGTCGCAAACGCAACGTTGTCGTCGAAGCGTATGCGCCCATCGTAAGGGGGGAGAGGTTCGGTGAGCCCAGGCTGAAGAGCCTGGCTGAGAAGTATGGAAAGACCGAGGCGCAAGTGCTTGTGAGATGGAGTCTCCAGAAGGGGTACGTGCCGCTGCCGAAGAGTGTGAAGGCGGAGAGGATCAAGGAGAACGCGGATGTATATGACTTTGATCttagcgaggaggaggtgaaggcGCTGGAGACGGATGAGTACAGTCCGGTGTGTTGGGACCCGACGACGAGTGAGCTGGACAACTATAGTGGACAAGAAGTTTAA
- a CDS encoding glucooligosaccharide oxidase — MWLPLILLTATAAPILANPLSSPLNKRAAIDDCLKSAGVPADAQGSSEWRTDVNPFNQRLPYTPVAIAVPTTIEHIQGAVSCATKLGIKVTPKSGGHSYASFGLGGENGHLVVELDRMSKVTLDKTTNIADVQSGARLGHVATELYKQGKRAFSHGTCPGVGVGGHSLHGGFGFSSHTYGLAVDWIAAATVVLANSTVVTASPTENPDLFWALRGAGSNFGIVASFKFNTFAAPSQVTAFQINLPWNSASSIASGWEKLQDWLAAGNMPKEMNMRVFGSPSQTQLQGLYHGSSSALRTAVQPLLSTLGASLSNAQQYDWMGAFTYYTYGGTVDVTHPYNTVETFYSKSLVTTALPSAALNSVANYWINTAKRVSRDWFIIIDMHGGPKSAITSSTTNSANYTSSYAYRAPEYLFLYELYDRVMFGSYPSNGFSFLDGWVKSFTDNMKQEQWGMYINYADPTMKRAEAVGNYYRSSLSRLQKVKAQYDPNEVFYYPQSVEPAK, encoded by the exons ATGTGGCTTCcactcatcctcctcactgCCACGGCGGCCCccatcctcgccaacccCCTAAGCTCTCCACTCAACAAGCGTGCCGCCATCGACGACTGCCTCAAATCTGCCGGCGTTCCAGCCGATGCTCAAGGCTCCTCCGAGTGGCGTACCGACGTCAACCCTTTCAACCAGCGCCTGCCCTACACGCCAGTAGCCATCGCGGTCCCTACCACCATTGAACACATCCAAGGTGCCGTCTCCTGTGCCACCAAGCTGGGAATTAAAGTTACCCCCAAGTCAGGAGGGCACAGTTATGCTTCGTTTGGTCTGGGCGGAGAGAACGGGCATCTGGTCGTGGAGTTGGATCGCATGTCGAAGGTGACGCTGGATAAGACGACGAATATCGCAGATGTTCAATCGGGAGCGAGACTGGGGCATGTGGCGACGGAGCTGTATAAACAGGGCAAAAGAGCTTTCTCGCATGGGACTTGTCCTGG AGTCGGGGTAGGAGGCCACTCCCTCCACGGCGGCTTTGGCTTTTCCTCGCACACCTACGGTCTTGCAGTAGACTGGATTGCCGCCGCCACAGTCGTCCTTGCCAACAGCACTGTAGTGACCGCATCGCCAACCGAGAACCCGGACCTCTTCTGGGCTTTGCGTGGCGCTGGGTCCAACTTTGGCATTGTGGCTTCCTTCAAGTTCAACACCTTCGCTGCGCCCTCGCAAGTAACGGCTTTCCAGATTAACTTGCCCTGGAACTCAGCGTCGTCGATTGCATCCGGCTGGGAAAAACTCCAGGACTGGTTGGCGGCTGGCAATATGCCGAAGGAGATGAACATGAGGGTCTTCGGCTCGCCGAGTCAGACGCAACTGCAGGGCTTGTATCACGGGAGTAGCTCGGCGCTGCGGACGGCTGTGCAGCCCCTGTTGAGCACTCTAGGAGCGAGCTTGAGCAATGCGCAGCAGTACGACTGGATGGGAGCgtttacttattatacctatGGCGGCACGGTGGACGTTACGCATCCTTACAACACC GTCGAAACCTTCTACTCCAAATCCCTCGTTACCACCGCCCTCCCTTCCGCGGCTCTGAACTCCGTCGCCAACTACTGGATCAACACCGCCAAGCGCGTCTCGCGCGACtggttcatcatcatcgacatgCACGGCGGTCCCAAGTCCGccatcacctcctccaccaccaattCCGCCAACTACACGAGCTCTTACGCCTATCGCGCCCCGGAATACCTCTTCCTTTATGAGCTCTATGATCGTGTGATGTTTGGAAGCTATCCGAGCAACGGTTTCAGCTTCCTCGATGGTTGGGTGAAGAGCTTCACGGATAACATGAAACAGGAGCAGTGGGGAATGTACATTAACTACGCAGATCCCACGATGAAGAGGGCCGAGGCTGTGGGGAACTATTACCGTAGTAGCCTTAGCAGGCTGCAGAAGGTGAAGGCGCAGTACGATCCGAACGAGGTTTTCTACTACCCGCAAAGTGTTGAGCCGGCCAAGTAG